From the Erythrolamprus reginae isolate rEryReg1 chromosome Z, rEryReg1.hap1, whole genome shotgun sequence genome, one window contains:
- the UBA5 gene encoding ubiquitin-like modifier-activating enzyme 5 isoform X3: protein MNRLFFQPQQAGLSKVKAAEHTLRHINPDVCFEVHNYNITTMDNFQHFMNRISNGGLEEGKPVDLLLSCVDNFEARMAINTVCNEIGQIWMESGVSENAVSGHIQLIIPGETACFACAPPLVVAANIHEKTLKREGVCAASLPTTMGVVAGLLVQNVLKYLLNFGMVSFYLGYNALQDFFPTMTMKPNPQCSDQNCRIQQEQYKKKEAVNPKEELIDQEEEVVHEDNDWGIELVSEISEEELKDDSSPFPDLPEGIMLAYTIPNKKENVPGGEMVEESEESLEELIAKMKNI, encoded by the exons ATGAATAGGCTCTTTTTTCAACCCCAACAAGCTGGACTGAGCAAAGTGAAAGCAGCAGAACACACTTTAAG gcatattAATCCTGATGTCTGCTTTGAAGTTCATAATTACAACATTACTACTATGGACAACTTTCAGCACTTTATGAATAGGATCag tAACGGTGGATTAGAAGAAGGAAAACCTGTGGATCTTCTATTAAGCTGTGTGGATAACTTTGAAGCTCGTATGGCAATTAACact GTTTGTAATGAGATTGGACAGATATGGATGGAATCTGGAGTAAGCGAAAATGCAGTTTCTGGTCATATCCAGCTGATCATACCTGGTGAAACAGCTTGTTTCGCA tGTGCACCTCCACTTGTCGTAGCTGCAAACATACATGAGAAAACTCTGAAACGAGAGGGAGTTTGTGCAGCCAGTCTTCCCACTACTATGGGAGTGGTTGCTGGTCTTCTTGTGCAAAATGTCTTGAA ATATTTATTAAACTTTGGAATGGTGAGCTTTTATCTTGGCTACAATGCACTGCAGGATTTCTTTCCCACCATGACAATGAAGCCAAATCCACAGTGTAGTGACCAAAATTGCAGAATACAGCAAGAACAGTATAAG AAAAAGGAGGCAGTGAATCCAAAAGAAGAATTAATAGACCAGGAAGAAGAAGTAGTTCATGAAGACAATGAttggg GTATAGAGCTAGTTTCAGAAATTTCAGAAGAAGAGCTGAAAGATGATTCAAGTCCATTTCCTGATCTTCCAGAAGGAATTATGTTGGCTTACACAATACCAAATAAG